A genomic window from Methanobacterium sp. BRmetb2 includes:
- a CDS encoding FMN-binding glutamate synthase family protein gives MPFKVERSRDLCKRNFDRPGCCWYLCDNRSEELCKNCYSCYNNCPHDVYEIIDDEPYPIHHENCVGCRICEEMCPNSAIEVNAVPEDRRNVWSFADLVEINRKSTEGSYKVRGCGATRVIPTFDDLVIVPAQVSRPPIDKYREPCNTKVVLGNRYAENPLVLDTPIMIAAMSFGALSKEAKIALAMGATLSGTATNTGEGGMLPEERKYASKLIAQYASGRFGVSADYLNKSDAVEIKIGQGAKSGMGGHLLGEKVTAEVSKIRMIPEGTDALSPARHMDIVGPEDLSMKISQLREITDWKVPIIVKFTSGRVSDDVKIAAKAGADMIVVDGMQGGTGAGPDVVTEHSGVPTIAAIVEADEALKQVNLREEISLVAGGGIRNGADVAKAIALGADAVYIATSALVSIGCRVCQMCYAGTCRKGIATQDPQLRRRLDYIEGGKRVARYIEAMTEEICMLTQQAGNTDVLKLEKDDLRSMTIEASALTGVKMAGLESPVKF, from the coding sequence ATGCCATTTAAAGTTGAAAGAAGCAGAGATCTATGTAAACGAAACTTCGACCGACCAGGATGCTGCTGGTATCTCTGTGACAATCGCAGTGAAGAACTCTGTAAAAACTGTTACTCTTGTTATAACAACTGTCCACATGACGTTTACGAAATTATTGATGACGAACCATACCCTATACATCATGAAAACTGTGTTGGATGCAGAATATGTGAAGAAATGTGTCCGAACAGTGCAATCGAAGTCAACGCAGTTCCAGAAGATAGGAGAAATGTATGGTCCTTTGCTGATTTGGTGGAGATTAATAGAAAATCAACAGAAGGTTCTTACAAAGTAAGAGGCTGCGGAGCAACCAGAGTTATACCTACCTTTGACGACCTGGTAATAGTACCAGCACAAGTGTCCCGACCTCCAATTGATAAATACCGGGAGCCCTGCAACACCAAGGTGGTTCTGGGAAATAGATATGCTGAAAATCCTCTGGTACTAGATACACCTATAATGATTGCTGCCATGTCATTTGGAGCATTAAGTAAGGAGGCAAAAATTGCCCTAGCCATGGGTGCCACTCTCTCTGGCACAGCAACCAACACTGGTGAAGGTGGAATGCTTCCCGAAGAGAGAAAATACGCATCAAAACTCATAGCACAATATGCTTCAGGACGATTTGGTGTATCTGCTGATTATCTAAACAAGTCTGATGCAGTAGAAATAAAAATTGGCCAAGGAGCTAAATCAGGTATGGGCGGACACTTATTAGGTGAAAAAGTTACAGCGGAAGTGTCCAAAATCAGAATGATCCCTGAAGGAACCGATGCACTTAGTCCAGCCCGACATATGGATATTGTAGGACCTGAAGATCTGAGCATGAAAATCTCACAGTTAAGAGAAATTACTGATTGGAAAGTCCCAATAATTGTCAAATTTACCTCAGGAAGAGTAAGTGACGATGTTAAAATAGCAGCAAAAGCAGGGGCAGACATGATCGTTGTAGACGGAATGCAGGGTGGAACTGGTGCAGGACCTGATGTGGTAACTGAACATTCAGGTGTGCCAACCATAGCCGCAATTGTTGAAGCTGATGAAGCCCTCAAACAGGTAAACTTAAGGGAAGAAATAAGCCTAGTAGCAGGAGGAGGAATACGCAACGGTGCTGATGTTGCTAAAGCCATAGCTCTTGGTGCTGATGCAGTTTATATTGCAACTTCAGCTCTGGTTTCTATTGGTTGCAGAGTTTGCCAGATGTGTTATGCTGGAACTTGCAGAAAAGGTATAGCCACACAAGATCCACAACTTAGAAGACGTTTAGACTATATTGAAGGCGGTAAAAGAGTTGCAAGATATATCGAAGCAATGACTGAAGAAATATGTATGCTGACCCAGCAAGCGGGAAACACTGATGTACTCAAACTGGAAAAAGACGATTTAAGGTCAATGACTATAGAAGCATCAGCTCTAACTGGCGTTAAAATGGCTGGATTAGAGTCACCAGTTAAATTCTGA
- a CDS encoding hydrogenase encodes MIEGNIQNKNNPGKVAMVGTPCQILAASKMEKYHDIVGEFPIEISIGLFCMENFSYNYMKELLNQYNIDMKDIQECRIEKGYVWFFLTQDKVFKIPLEEAKKCIRKSCQICMDFTSELSDISVGSVGSPEEWSTIIIRTEKGLKLVENAVKDKYIQTKPISDKGLMLMEKLAIGKKKDNKIEIGKREKVGRPVISRRLMPEEDFESEVSACQFKDLKGDVVDIGACVLCGACFCACPENIIKIEDRKPEIKGECPEGCNACYVACPRTYVSEKIVNKEESERNPFGDYIKILSAKAPMINGQDGGVATALLSYALSNKIIDNVIVVDKSSTEPWKPVPKLTNNVADVLEASGTKYAACPIFKSLTKIETNTGGK; translated from the coding sequence ATGATAGAAGGAAATATACAAAACAAGAATAATCCTGGCAAAGTTGCCATGGTAGGAACACCTTGTCAGATTCTCGCTGCTTCCAAAATGGAGAAATATCATGATATTGTAGGAGAATTCCCAATAGAAATCTCTATCGGCCTTTTTTGTATGGAAAACTTTTCATATAATTATATGAAAGAATTATTGAACCAGTACAATATTGACATGAAAGATATCCAGGAGTGTAGGATTGAAAAAGGTTATGTATGGTTCTTCTTAACCCAGGATAAGGTTTTCAAAATTCCTCTTGAAGAGGCTAAAAAATGCATCCGAAAGAGTTGTCAAATATGTATGGATTTCACCTCGGAACTATCAGACATATCCGTTGGATCAGTAGGTTCTCCAGAAGAATGGTCAACAATCATAATTAGAACAGAAAAAGGTTTAAAATTAGTTGAAAATGCTGTAAAAGATAAGTATATTCAAACCAAACCTATTTCAGATAAAGGATTAATGTTAATGGAAAAATTAGCCATTGGCAAAAAGAAAGATAACAAAATCGAAATAGGGAAAAGAGAAAAAGTAGGCAGACCCGTAATCTCCAGAAGACTTATGCCTGAAGAAGATTTTGAATCAGAAGTCTCTGCGTGCCAATTCAAAGATTTAAAAGGAGATGTTGTAGATATTGGCGCTTGCGTACTTTGTGGGGCGTGTTTCTGTGCATGTCCCGAAAATATTATTAAAATAGAGGATCGTAAACCAGAAATTAAAGGTGAATGTCCAGAAGGATGTAATGCTTGTTATGTCGCCTGTCCTAGAACTTACGTCTCAGAAAAAATTGTAAATAAAGAGGAATCTGAAAGAAACCCCTTTGGAGATTATATAAAAATACTTTCAGCAAAAGCACCCATGATCAACGGACAAGATGGAGGAGTGGCCACTGCACTTCTAAGCTATGCTCTCTCAAATAAAATTATAGATAATGTGATAGTGGTGGATAAAAGTTCCACTGAACCGTGGAAACCAGTGCCTAAACTGACAAATAATGTTGCAGATGTTCTTGAAGCATCAGGAACTAAATATGCTGCATGTCCAATATTTAAATCATTGACAAAGATTGAAACAAACACAGGGGGTAAATAA
- a CDS encoding tributyrin esterase — protein sequence MREIEIDANKKEPRDINREIKKASTQYDRIIIKNPNAMHYLVAGLTKGVEVIIDGSAGYFVGTMIHDAKLHINGNAGWFPADNMTAGEVIIDGSAGDGVGQGIYGGTVVVKRDVGSRTGEIMKNGTIIIGGNSGFMTGLFMMGGRIIILGDLAEDAGESIIRGAIYVRGNIKSLGKNAKVVEIDKDDEKELKELLPNYGLDLDEYEYEKFKKIVPLSKRPFYGEESEEG from the coding sequence ATGCGTGAAATTGAAATAGACGCCAACAAAAAAGAACCACGGGACATCAATCGGGAAATAAAAAAGGCTTCAACCCAATATGATCGTATCATAATCAAAAACCCAAACGCCATGCATTACCTTGTGGCTGGATTAACCAAAGGGGTAGAAGTGATAATAGATGGAAGTGCAGGTTACTTTGTAGGGACAATGATACATGATGCTAAATTACACATAAATGGGAATGCTGGTTGGTTCCCTGCTGATAACATGACTGCAGGCGAAGTAATAATTGATGGATCTGCTGGTGATGGAGTAGGTCAAGGTATATATGGTGGTACAGTTGTCGTAAAAAGAGATGTAGGATCCCGTACCGGCGAGATAATGAAAAATGGTACCATAATAATAGGTGGAAATTCTGGTTTTATGACTGGACTGTTTATGATGGGCGGACGGATAATCATTTTAGGAGATCTGGCAGAAGATGCTGGTGAATCAATTATTCGAGGAGCAATATACGTCCGTGGAAACATTAAAAGCTTGGGAAAAAATGCTAAAGTAGTTGAAATAGACAAAGACGATGAAAAAGAACTTAAAGAACTTTTACCAAATTATGGACTCGATTTAGATGAATATGAATATGAAAAATTTAAAAAAATTGTCCCATTAAGTAAACGCCCATTCTACGGCGAAGAATCGGAGGAAGGATGA
- a CDS encoding glutamine amidotransferase, whose protein sequence is MCGIAGVVFKDKKLHPVGDAMTKMLKALQHRGPDSAGFAIYGGLGLAKNEYLLNIELKEKIGLLEKVKETVELASPIKTEEIIPSVEDYNIYRCKISLESFSELKPLIMDIDKIENVIVLNGSHSFEMIKDVGSVEEIAQRYDTRSKMGTHAIGHTRFSTESIVDRYHAHPFQSYIIPDITVVHNGQITNYWKIRDPLERKGHIFETNNDTECIVHYVANKLSEGYSLEETLEQSVKDMDGPFSYVVGTPNGVGIAKDQLGLRPGVMAENDDLFAIASEEVSLREVMDTHDVEQISPGEVRVYEI, encoded by the coding sequence TTGTGTGGAATAGCAGGAGTCGTATTTAAAGACAAAAAACTTCACCCTGTAGGAGATGCTATGACTAAAATGCTCAAAGCCCTACAGCATAGAGGACCGGATTCAGCAGGTTTCGCCATTTACGGTGGTTTAGGTTTAGCTAAAAATGAATATTTACTAAACATTGAATTAAAAGAAAAAATAGGTCTACTGGAAAAGGTTAAAGAAACTGTTGAACTTGCAAGTCCTATAAAAACTGAGGAGATAATTCCTTCTGTGGAAGACTATAATATATACCGATGTAAAATTAGTCTGGAATCCTTTTCAGAATTAAAACCATTGATAATGGATATTGATAAGATAGAGAATGTTATAGTTTTAAATGGTAGTCACTCTTTTGAGATGATTAAAGATGTAGGATCAGTGGAAGAAATAGCCCAAAGGTATGATACTCGATCTAAAATGGGTACCCACGCCATAGGCCATACCCGATTTTCAACTGAAAGTATTGTTGATCGTTACCATGCACACCCCTTCCAGAGCTATATAATTCCAGACATTACTGTAGTTCACAATGGTCAAATCACCAATTATTGGAAGATAAGAGATCCACTGGAAAGAAAGGGCCATATTTTTGAAACCAATAATGATACTGAATGCATTGTTCACTACGTGGCAAATAAACTATCTGAAGGATATTCCCTTGAGGAAACACTTGAACAGTCTGTAAAAGATATGGATGGTCCATTCTCCTATGTAGTTGGAACACCAAATGGTGTTGGTATAGCCAAAGATCAGTTAGGTCTTAGACCTGGTGTTATGGCTGAAAATGATGATCTTTTTGCCATAGCATCAGAAGAAGTTTCTCTTAGAGAAGTAATGGATACTCATGATGTTGAACAAATCTCCCCTGGAGAAGTTAGAGTATACGAAATATAA
- a CDS encoding pyridoxal 5'-phosphate synthase glutaminase subunit PdxT: MITIGILDLQGDVSEHVEMTRKALKKMNVEANVNKVKLASQILQCDGLIISGGESTTMGKLMIKNGVKDAIIKKEIPIFGTCAGMVLLATKTDYEQPLLELIDMEVKRNGFGSQKESFEEEIELLNHQFPGIFIRAPYVKKVGQNTKIIAKIDEKIVGVKKGKYIATAFHPELTGNTKLHEYFIKEVLNCVE, translated from the coding sequence ATGATAACCATAGGAATATTAGATCTTCAAGGAGACGTCTCTGAACACGTTGAAATGACTAGAAAGGCTTTAAAAAAAATGAACGTGGAAGCCAATGTTAATAAAGTCAAATTAGCTTCTCAAATATTACAATGTGATGGATTAATAATTTCAGGGGGAGAAAGCACAACCATGGGAAAATTAATGATTAAAAATGGTGTTAAAGATGCCATAATAAAAAAAGAAATCCCCATATTTGGAACATGTGCTGGAATGGTTTTACTTGCAACTAAAACCGATTATGAACAACCACTTCTTGAATTAATCGATATGGAAGTTAAAAGAAATGGTTTTGGAAGTCAAAAAGAATCTTTTGAAGAGGAAATTGAGTTATTGAACCACCAATTCCCTGGTATTTTTATTAGAGCACCATATGTAAAAAAAGTTGGTCAAAACACCAAGATTATTGCAAAAATTGACGAAAAAATAGTTGGAGTAAAAAAAGGAAAATATATTGCCACAGCTTTCCATCCAGAGCTTACTGGCAATACAAAACTCCATGAATACTTCATAAAGGAGGTATTAAATTGTGTGGAATAG
- a CDS encoding malate dehydrogenase has protein sequence MKVSIIGASGRVGSEAAFCLAEENSVAELTLISRKESIGKVEGHLMDINDALAAKGVDVKIDSSYDVEAIENSDIVVLTSGIPRTPDMERMDLAAINARITAKYSEQIAEIAPDSIILVVTNPVDIMTYVALKKSGFQKNRVIGLGNHLDSLRLRNLMAKHFNVHVSEIHTRVIGQHGPQMVPLISLTSIGGIPLESYSTWDYFTGYKSLDIQATIQKVINAGSDIISKKGATEYGPAFAISNLVTTILNDEKKILTVSAYLEGEIEGITDICLGVPVKLGRKGIEGIIPISMNKNEKEDFMSAAEFVKTSTQELLKIYKK, from the coding sequence TTGAAAGTGAGTATAATAGGAGCTTCAGGCAGGGTAGGCAGTGAAGCAGCTTTTTGTTTAGCAGAAGAAAATTCAGTGGCAGAATTAACACTTATTTCACGAAAAGAGAGTATTGGTAAAGTAGAAGGACATTTAATGGACATAAATGATGCATTAGCTGCTAAAGGGGTGGATGTAAAAATTGATTCATCTTATGATGTTGAAGCAATTGAAAATTCAGATATAGTTGTTTTAACTTCTGGAATACCTCGAACCCCTGACATGGAACGAATGGATCTTGCAGCAATTAATGCAAGAATAACTGCTAAATATTCTGAACAAATTGCTGAAATTGCTCCTGATTCAATTATACTAGTTGTGACTAACCCTGTAGATATAATGACATATGTGGCTTTAAAAAAATCTGGTTTTCAAAAAAATAGGGTGATAGGTCTTGGAAACCACTTGGATTCACTTAGGCTCAGAAATTTAATGGCAAAACACTTCAATGTCCATGTAAGCGAAATTCACACCAGAGTTATAGGTCAACACGGCCCACAGATGGTTCCTTTAATAAGTTTAACATCTATCGGAGGTATACCTTTAGAAAGTTATTCTACCTGGGATTACTTTACTGGTTACAAATCACTGGACATCCAAGCAACCATTCAAAAGGTGATTAACGCAGGCAGCGATATTATTAGTAAAAAGGGCGCAACTGAATATGGGCCTGCTTTTGCCATATCAAATCTAGTTACAACTATTTTAAATGATGAAAAGAAGATTTTAACCGTTTCTGCCTATCTTGAAGGGGAAATTGAAGGTATTACTGATATATGTCTTGGCGTTCCAGTTAAACTCGGAAGAAAGGGTATTGAAGGTATAATTCCTATTAGTATGAATAAAAATGAAAAAGAAGATTTTATGAGTGCAGCTGAATTCGTTAAAACTTCCACTCAAGAATTATTGAAAATTTATAAAAAATAG
- a CDS encoding PBS lyase, with protein sequence MEKKKNVDRLIETLKDDDEHVRVQVSDLLVEIGEPAVDPLINALNDANKNVRRGAAHVLGNIGDSRAIEPLIETLNDENKWVRRETSGALSKMGKDAVEPLVNLLDDADWRVRGGAAWALGSIGDKDAVKPLIKALKDESGFVRGGAAWALGNIGDERAVEPLKEALNDKSGYVRKVAENYLKKF encoded by the coding sequence ATGGAGAAGAAAAAAAATGTGGACAGGCTTATTGAGACTTTAAAGGATGACGATGAACATGTTAGAGTTCAAGTTTCAGATCTTCTTGTTGAAATTGGTGAACCCGCAGTAGATCCTCTGATAAATGCATTAAATGATGCAAATAAAAATGTAAGAAGAGGAGCAGCCCATGTTTTAGGAAATATTGGGGATAGCAGAGCTATTGAACCTTTGATTGAAACTTTGAATGATGAAAATAAATGGGTCAGAAGAGAAACTTCAGGGGCTCTATCTAAAATGGGTAAAGACGCTGTAGAACCACTAGTCAATTTACTAGATGATGCTGACTGGAGGGTTCGTGGTGGAGCTGCATGGGCCTTAGGAAGTATAGGAGACAAAGATGCGGTTAAACCTCTAATAAAGGCTCTTAAAGATGAAAGCGGATTTGTACGTGGTGGAGCTGCATGGGCCTTAGGTAATATTGGGGATGAACGTGCAGTAGAACCTCTAAAAGAAGCTTTGAATGATAAGAGTGGCTATGTTAGAAAAGTTGCAGAAAATTATCTAAAGAAATTTTAG
- a CDS encoding isocitrate dehydrogenase (catalyzes the formation of 2-oxoglutarate from isocitrate): MYNITVVPGDGIGVEVSNASLTVLEALNIEFNFTKAHAGYECFQNTGTTIPQDTINMSRKADATLFGAVTTVPGQKSAIITLRKALDLFANIRPVKSYEGINSLYNNLDMVIIRENSEGLYSGIEENTDGSATALRVITRKACERISKFALEYSKNNSRKKVTAVHKANVLKKTDGIFKDVFYQVAEKYQDIKVDDKYVDATAMFLITKPQEFDVIVTTNLFGDILSDEGAGLVGGLGLAPSANIGENNALFEPVHGSAPDIAGKNIANPLAMLFSAVMMLDYLKENYEARRLENALINLLKEGKIVTPDLGGSYFTMDMVHEIKKKLE, translated from the coding sequence ATGTATAATATAACCGTTGTTCCTGGGGATGGAATTGGAGTTGAAGTGTCAAATGCAAGTTTAACTGTTTTAGAAGCATTAAATATTGAATTTAATTTCACTAAAGCACATGCGGGATATGAATGCTTCCAAAACACAGGTACTACCATCCCTCAAGATACCATTAATATGTCACGTAAAGCAGATGCAACTCTTTTTGGAGCAGTCACTACAGTTCCAGGGCAGAAAAGTGCCATCATAACTTTGAGAAAAGCGTTAGATCTTTTTGCCAATATTAGGCCTGTAAAATCTTATGAGGGTATTAATTCTCTTTATAATAATCTGGATATGGTTATTATAAGGGAAAATAGTGAGGGATTATATTCTGGTATTGAAGAAAATACTGATGGGAGTGCCACTGCCCTTAGAGTGATAACCAGAAAAGCTTGTGAGAGAATATCTAAATTTGCACTGGAATATTCAAAAAATAACAGTCGAAAAAAGGTAACAGCTGTTCATAAGGCTAATGTATTAAAAAAAACCGATGGAATTTTTAAAGATGTCTTCTATCAAGTAGCAGAAAAATATCAAGATATTAAAGTAGATGATAAATACGTGGATGCAACTGCAATGTTTTTAATTACCAAACCACAGGAGTTTGACGTGATTGTTACTACCAACCTTTTTGGGGATATATTATCTGATGAAGGTGCTGGTTTGGTGGGAGGATTAGGGCTGGCACCATCAGCAAATATTGGGGAAAATAATGCATTATTTGAACCAGTACATGGATCCGCTCCAGATATTGCTGGGAAAAATATTGCAAATCCCTTAGCAATGTTATTTTCAGCAGTAATGATGCTTGATTATTTAAAAGAAAATTATGAGGCACGCAGATTAGAAAATGCATTAATCAATCTTTTGAAGGAAGGTAAAATAGTAACACCAGACTTAGGTGGTTCTTATTTTACCATGGACATGGTTCACGAAATAAAAAAGAAATTAGAATAA
- the argB gene encoding acetylglutamate kinase, with protein MKTVNILIEALPYIKKFHKKKILIKYGGNAMIDAGAMESTARDTVLLKYVGMEPIVVHGGGPEISRSMNKLGKEPQFIEGLRITDQETMDIVKMVLVGKINTEIVSKICLHGGKGIGLSGKDSQLLLAKKKDPHVIMDKLTGEEKYVDLGLVGKIESINPDVIEMLTENNYIPIISPIGVDKNANTLNLNADTVAGDIASKIDAEKLIILTDVPGILEDPSDPDSLIKEIGIDEVKELIENGTIKEGMLPKTLTCIDAIEGGVKSAHIIDGRIQHSILLEIFTKKGIGTMITL; from the coding sequence ATGAAAACCGTGAATATTTTAATTGAGGCACTGCCTTACATAAAAAAGTTTCATAAAAAAAAGATTTTAATTAAGTATGGTGGCAATGCCATGATTGATGCTGGTGCCATGGAATCTACTGCTCGAGATACTGTTCTTTTGAAATATGTTGGTATGGAACCAATTGTAGTGCATGGAGGCGGCCCTGAAATATCAAGATCAATGAACAAGCTCGGTAAGGAACCGCAATTTATTGAAGGTTTGAGGATAACTGATCAGGAAACAATGGACATAGTAAAAATGGTTCTGGTTGGTAAAATAAATACAGAAATTGTGTCTAAAATATGTTTACATGGTGGTAAAGGTATAGGTCTCTCTGGAAAGGACAGTCAGCTTCTACTGGCAAAGAAAAAGGATCCACATGTAATAATGGACAAGCTTACTGGTGAAGAGAAGTATGTGGATTTGGGATTAGTGGGAAAAATAGAATCAATTAATCCAGATGTAATTGAAATGTTAACTGAGAACAATTATATACCAATTATATCCCCTATAGGCGTTGATAAAAATGCCAATACATTGAATTTAAATGCAGATACAGTGGCCGGGGATATTGCATCTAAAATAGATGCTGAAAAACTTATAATTCTTACAGATGTTCCGGGAATATTGGAAGATCCTTCAGACCCTGATTCTCTTATTAAAGAGATTGGTATAGATGAAGTAAAAGAATTAATCGAAAATGGGACTATAAAAGAGGGGATGCTTCCTAAAACCTTAACTTGTATCGATGCTATAGAAGGCGGCGTAAAATCAGCCCATATAATCGATGGAAGAATACAACATTCTATATTACTGGAAATATTCACTAAAAAAGGTATTGGAACCATGATAACCCTTTGA
- the argJ gene encoding bifunctional ornithine acetyltransferase/N-acetylglutamate synthase, with the protein MKIIKGGLCAVNNVTAYGKKKGKYGAAVIVCKESQAAAVFTSNKVVAAPIVVSKKNISNGKLSAIVTNSGNANCFTGKEGLKDANNMIDLVAKKIGVKPEDVVVGSTGVIGRKMPMETINNLIKECLENLENSAEASKKAAEAILTTDKFSKEISVETFLKDGNKVRIGGIVKGSGMIEPNMGTMLGYLTTDVKASPSQLQEALKKAVDVSFNMLVIDGDESTNDMVVLMANGKSGEIDQNFQEALEFVCQELAKMMAKDGEGATKYMEVTVNGAQTSEDAKKAAKAVAKSPLVKTALFGADPNWGRIVAAVGYSRAQMDENIISVTLESESKSVDIIDKGVVRAYQGSNELEVAEEIMKNKEINIIIDIGLGDYTAVAYGCDLSYDYVKINAEYTT; encoded by the coding sequence ATGAAAATTATAAAAGGAGGATTATGTGCAGTAAATAATGTTACTGCATACGGCAAAAAAAAAGGAAAATATGGTGCTGCAGTAATTGTATGCAAAGAAAGCCAAGCAGCAGCAGTTTTTACCTCCAATAAAGTAGTTGCCGCACCAATAGTTGTCTCCAAGAAAAATATTTCAAATGGTAAGTTATCTGCCATTGTGACCAACAGTGGGAATGCTAACTGCTTTACTGGTAAAGAAGGTTTAAAAGACGCAAATAATATGATAGATCTTGTTGCCAAAAAAATAGGAGTTAAACCGGAAGATGTGGTAGTAGGATCCACTGGTGTAATTGGTAGAAAAATGCCCATGGAAACCATAAATAATCTTATAAAAGAATGTCTGGAAAATCTTGAAAACTCGGCTGAGGCATCAAAAAAAGCTGCAGAAGCAATTTTGACCACAGACAAATTTTCCAAAGAAATTTCAGTAGAAACATTTCTCAAAGATGGGAATAAGGTTAGAATTGGAGGAATAGTTAAAGGTTCAGGAATGATTGAACCTAATATGGGGACTATGTTAGGTTACCTCACTACTGACGTTAAAGCATCCCCTTCACAACTCCAAGAAGCGCTTAAAAAGGCAGTGGATGTATCCTTCAACATGTTAGTTATAGACGGTGATGAAAGTACCAATGATATGGTTGTTTTAATGGCCAATGGAAAATCTGGTGAAATAGATCAAAATTTTCAGGAAGCTCTAGAATTTGTCTGCCAAGAACTGGCTAAGATGATGGCAAAAGATGGGGAAGGAGCAACTAAATATATGGAAGTAACTGTTAATGGTGCTCAAACTAGTGAAGATGCAAAAAAAGCCGCTAAAGCTGTAGCAAAATCCCCATTGGTGAAGACAGCACTATTTGGTGCTGATCCTAACTGGGGAAGAATAGTTGCTGCAGTAGGCTATTCAAGAGCACAGATGGATGAGAATATTATCAGCGTAACTCTTGAATCTGAAAGTAAATCTGTAGATATCATAGATAAAGGCGTTGTTAGAGCATATCAAGGTTCAAATGAACTGGAAGTTGCTGAAGAAATAATGAAAAATAAAGAAATCAATATTATTATAGATATAGGTTTGGGAGACTATACTGCAGTCGCTTATGGCTGCGATTTGAGTTATGATTATGTAAAAATTAATGCAGAATACACTACATAA
- a CDS encoding Zc3h12a-like ribonuclease, with amino-acid sequence MKVIVDASNVAHFGKEKDGSPLLGNIEKALNALKELGYEPVVVADASLRHEIDNKERFNQLIAEGKVHQVPSGTTADHFILKFAEDENAKILSNDVFREFFDEFHDINSRRIPYEFKDGEITIGKSSQPKKVKNILQKICNKILSEFEKKNMDSYKLKKGKKISGIAIAKEAIDRITKSKEAGLEPKLESVFLKIPLFDKVMNMVEEAEKTSDFIIFVLVHPKDYRDAVKNAGNIAVTVGDRLKLEHAPLVAVRNDLYIKPGTFELNIMYSDEVEEESPYNVNITINDHDYAFVKKNSRNIASTVASRLGTWKFPIVSVKPSMLMEKPGHFDVILEKGGES; translated from the coding sequence TTGAAAGTTATAGTTGATGCATCGAATGTGGCCCATTTTGGGAAAGAAAAAGATGGAAGTCCTCTTTTAGGTAATATAGAAAAAGCTTTAAACGCCTTAAAAGAGTTAGGATACGAACCAGTTGTGGTAGCCGATGCATCTTTGCGTCATGAGATAGATAATAAAGAAAGATTTAATCAGTTAATTGCAGAAGGTAAAGTACATCAAGTGCCTTCTGGTACTACTGCAGATCATTTTATTTTAAAATTTGCCGAAGACGAGAATGCTAAAATTTTATCAAATGATGTATTTAGGGAATTCTTTGATGAATTCCACGACATTAATAGCCGCAGAATTCCCTATGAATTTAAAGATGGTGAAATTACTATTGGAAAATCTTCACAACCTAAGAAAGTTAAGAACATACTACAGAAGATCTGCAACAAAATTCTCTCTGAATTTGAAAAAAAGAACATGGATTCTTATAAATTAAAAAAAGGTAAAAAAATCAGCGGTATTGCAATAGCAAAGGAGGCTATTGATAGAATAACAAAAAGCAAAGAAGCGGGTCTTGAACCAAAATTAGAGAGTGTTTTCTTGAAAATACCCCTTTTTGACAAGGTCATGAATATGGTTGAAGAAGCTGAAAAAACCAGCGACTTCATAATATTTGTACTGGTACATCCCAAAGATTATAGAGATGCAGTGAAAAATGCCGGGAACATAGCAGTAACTGTTGGCGATCGGTTAAAATTAGAACATGCCCCTTTGGTGGCAGTGCGAAACGACTTGTATATCAAACCAGGGACATTTGAATTAAATATCATGTACTCTGATGAAGTAGAGGAAGAATCTCCCTACAACGTCAATATAACCATAAATGATCATGATTATGCTTTTGTTAAGAAAAACTCTAGAAATATAGCCAGTACAGTTGCTTCAAGACTTGGAACCTGGAAATTTCCCATAGTGTCAGTAAAACCCAGTATGCTAATGGAAAAGCCAGGCCACTTTGATGTTATCTTAGAGAAGGGAGGAGAAAGTTAA